In Cryptomeria japonica chromosome 1, Sugi_1.0, whole genome shotgun sequence, the sequence ACCTCTCCTATAATTATTTGACTGGCCCTATTTTCCACCCAGTTTGCACAAATGCACAGATCTACTGCAACTCGGATTAGAAAATAATTTCTTGAATGCAAGCATACCGCCCGAGGTGAGTTCGTTACACAACTTGAGAAGATGGTGGACAGAGAAATGGTAGGTGATGAGTTGCATGTGGAGTACGTCATATACACAATATAGATAACATCTATCTTGCATCTTATATTAAGCATCGTACCTAAATACCACATTTAAATATTGCCTTTGAATATAGAACATCATGTAGAAGTGATGCTAGTAAGGGGCATGAAAAAGTGTTATCATTTTATACATCTACAACACATTAAGATATATATGATTGTCATTAAagagaaatatttttaaaaattgatgGTTCATTTAGTTACAAACACATTTATCTTTTAATAATATTGAAATACGAAGAAGTTAATCTATGATCTtaacttttaaaatattatttctatATTTTCAAGTAGAATATAAAGTTGTTAAtatgtaatttaatttttttttttttaaatattacattTTCAACTAAAATCATTACATTTTCAACTAAAATCAAATAAGAAATtatgtgaaaaaaaaattatactctCTCACAATAAATAAAAGGGATTACATTTTGTCTTagataaataaattacaaatatatTATATAGTGAGTTATTCTCActcaaaaatataaattatttgaaaaaCAACAAATATAAATCACAAAAAGATCATAATTATACATATAAGATTATATAAACACATAAAAATAGTTTCTTATATTCCTTTAAATGCTTCATATTACAATGCCACTTTTTATCTATATTTTCCTTCTATACAAAAGCATAATAGCTCTAGTTTTTGTACAATACAAATCACACCATGAAAACATGCATTTTAATATATAAGAAATTTATATTATAACTATAATATTGgcttagtttttattttttatagaacTAAATAAGGATAATGATTTTAAAACCTATTTTCTTTATGATTTGGTTaaagttgattttcatcaaatAATAAAGCTAGTACAAAATATAGCACAATTCAAatcttgtatgcgggaaaagtgggcgaataaaacttaatatgtgaaaatatgttaatatactagtccacacacacacacaggacttcttggtgcaagctatggagtaatgtagtattactcagcttcccaaggagggtcccatggttctctatctcacaatgtccctcaaaccaaggtttttgctctcagatcactgagcaaaatggtttagggatgacaaatatgagaatgaatgtggtcatttttatacgtctacaaatctAACATAACAAGTTATCATATGATACAAAAACAAAACAATTACAACGAAGCTAccaaactaaaatagatgcaaaagAAGCCAATTTGTCAATCATGAAATAAAACCCAAGGTCCCATCCTAAACAACATTGGAACCTTCCCTATTCATTCTCACACCCTTTAGGGTGTGATTGGGAGACAAATTTGGAAAGACCTTTTATTGCCTTTGAACAATTGTCTAGAAAATATTATCTTGTAACTACTCAAATCTAATGATAGGGGAAGTGAGACCCATTTAACATTAGCCATACACATCTTCTAAAGAAAACTCAAACCAAAGGAATATGATCCAAGTATAATACCTCATCACAGTCAATTGGAGACCAAAATAGTTGACACTTGGTACATAGAACATCATAAATTAACTCTCTAATAAACTTGCCACTTGACAACTAAAATAAAACACAACAGAGACCATGTGAACAAATCCTCCAAATAGTAGCACCTGAATCCACATATCAGGAAGCCACCAGACCTTTTCTGCACTAGTTTTGATAGACAACCTCACTATAAAAAATGATAGTAATCAACTCAACCAGTTGAGCCATAGAACAATTGCGAATCTAATAGATAAATACACGTAAAACATAAGCATTTTATTCAGAACCAGAAACATCATCTTCACAACTTGAAGGAATGCAAGACATTCTTCCATTgagaaattaaatattatttgcaTATAGAAACTTCCACTATACCAAGCTTCCAAAAATATCACAACACCTTCATCAATACTAGAACATTTAGTACCGAACATaagtactctttcttgcatatagaAAAGATACGTtaacacaagataggttgacatcaatgacaagaagtTTTGAACAAGATAATTGTAAATGTACATTGAATAaatattggtattattatttttGAATGTAATTATGGTCAAATttacattcatttttttttaaaattgtgcaTTATGATATAGCTCATTGATTGTATATGTATATTCTTGATGCCTTATACAACACTTCATTTATTAAGTTAATTTTGATTCACATAGACACctctagttaaaaaaaaaaattaaacttagtagataaatatattattttatgtttcCTTCAACAATTAATTGATTTTGCACTACAATCTCAAGCAAAGACTTTATTAGGTGAAAATTGTTAAGTCCATCTAGCATAGAAATATATTCTAACATTGGCACCATTCCTTACAATTTTAGCAAATAACATTATTCACAAATAAACAAGCAATTATTAACATTAAAAAACTAGTTATATTATTTTGCTACCATTCTTAAATAAGATATTTTAATCCTTtacaaaatttatatataaattctCTTTTCTATAATTCTTTTAGTTTCTTGTGGACTCTATTACGATtcaaatattattataaatttaaattccatctaatataaaaaattaatataattatcaGTTTTTTCTTGAAATAACCTATTTTTACTAGTCTATCATGACTACATTTAAATTTTGCAAACCAAATTTCTACAATGAAGAtattaaaaaatgtttaaaaaagaAAGAATATAACTTTTGCCTAATATCTAGGCAATAGGAGAAGCATACCAATAgccattatagctaactttgtgcacccacaAATTCTAAATGATACATTGGAATTTGACAAACTTTTATTTGTTGCCTTAGCATGtcacttaactgcttatagctattgttttggcttctgggtagtcATGATGCACATTGTGGGAtttgttatgcatgcaagggtcaaaagGCACACTTTTCAAAGTGTCGTGTGATACCTGCTTAAAGATgcccaataaccatgcacttaaaatcCCCAATACTTATTCACTAATGCCCCAGTAGTCATGTGTTGTGGCTACCAATATAGGTGCACACATAggtcaattatggtccaaaaaagctAAAATATAATTGACTATTGGTACATATGAAATTTAATAATGaacttttagttatttgtttttttaatctttttaaaaTTAGTAATTGAAAGTTTGAGTGTGCAAAGAGTGAACCTACGATGATTTGAATGGGGACAATTTGGGGACAATTTAACTTTTGTCAGATATCTACATAACAACAGattacaaattaataattaaaattaaaatttaatgtatGTTGTGTTTTTTTTGGTTGGCTTGCCAAACGTTTGTTTTATAAGAGTTGGGACCAGTGAATTATAGCTTTTACTTAACCTGGTCCACAGAATAAACCATCCTTCCAAGTCtctcatcttccacatttttaattgAACTGGTTAACACAATAAAGCGTCTTCTTAAGTTTCTCATTTTCCACACTACACTTTTCACATTTCTCTCAACTATTTCTCCCTCGCTATCTGCAAAATCTGATTATTTTATTTGCCTTCGCACTATCAGACATGACGACGGGATTGCAAGAGCATGTAAATTGTAAAGGTCGGTCTATCTTTTTCTCCCTTTTCTTTACTTTTGTGTTGCCCGCACTTTCATTGAATGATTTCCAACAGCAGAAAAAGATCGACACAGAAGCTTTGCTCCAGTTTAAAATGTCTGTGAAATTAGATCCAACATTTTCTATATCTAATTGGGTAGCTGGAACTTATATTTGTAATTGGACTGGAATAACCAGTGATAACAAAGAAAGAGTTGTGAGTGTGGTTCTCAAATACAAGGCGCTGATTGGCCATATTCCCCCTCATATGGGCAACATCTCCTTCCTTACAACTCTCGACCTCTCTAATAATTTTTTGTCTGGCTCCATTCCCCAGCACTTTGGTAAATTAGATAAGCTACAGTACCTTAACTTGCATGGAAATCATTTGCAAGGTTCAATTCCACCTAGTTTACATGAATGCACAGATCTGTTGCAACTCAGATTAGAAAGTAATTTCTTGAGTGCAAGCATACCGGCAGAGCTGAGTTTTCTGCACAACTTGGAAATACTCATGCTCGGTCCAAATAATTTGACAGGTAACATCCCACAAGACTTGGCGAATTGCTCTGTGCTCAAAACCATGCATTTTGGTTGGAACCTTCTCAATGGACGGATCCCCTCTAAACTTGGTTCTCTCAGGGATCTAAGAATACTGAACCTGGAAAACAATTGGTTTTCGGGAGAAATTCCCAAGTCTCTAATTAACTGCACAAGGTTGCGTTACTTGTCGCTGAGCAGGAATATGCTTGAGGGAACAATTCCAGAGGATATCTGCTAGAACCTGCCCAAATTGCAAAAGATTTTCCTGCGCAGCAATAATCTAAGCGGCAACCTTCCAAAATCTTTAGGAAATTGTTCGGCGCTCCATACTCTTGAGATGGGCTACAACAAGTTGAGCGGACTGATACCCCGAGAGATGAGGATTCTGAGTCGCCTACAAATAATTGTGCTCAGTATTAACCGCTTCCACGGAAATGTTTTTCCTTTTTTCTTAAACTATACACAACTGCGGGAAGTTCATCTCACACTGAACAGTTTTGTGGGCTTCATTCCGGTAGAGATTGGCCTTAAGCTCCCCAACTTACAAGTTGTCACTGCGGGGGGAATCTATTGAGTGGAAGGATCCCAAATGTTGGAGTCTAATCTCACCTACCCCCATCGACATGCTCCGTATGCACAAGTGTTTACAGAATTACTGGCAGGATTTGTATTTGTTTTTTATGCAAAAATTCTGGAAGTTTCCAGCTACCTCGTGCCCATTCTAGAAACATCTATGACCTCCATTAaaagaggcattttgtaatcattttgtggaATGAATGGATGTATGgaaaatatggtttgataaataaaaatttatcTTCCTTGTGCTGCTCTGTTTTCTTCATGCTCTGTTTTTGTGTTCTGTTCTGTTTCATTTCCAATACCAAAGTCTCTAGGAAATTGTTCTCACCTCTCACTTCTTGATCTCGGCTACAATCGGCTAAGTGGTGTGGTGCCTCAAGAATTGGGAATGCTTACTGTTCTGCAAACCTTATGTCTAGGTACCAATAATTTGTCAAGTGGAAAATCCGCCAAAACATCTGTTTTGGATATTTTTACCAACTGCTCTATCCTCAGAGAAATCGGTCTCACTGACAACCATTTTAGTGACACTTTATCCAGGGGCATAGGAAACCTCTCTCCCAGCCTATCAGTATTGCGCTTGACTTTCAACAATATAACTGGCAATATACCGGATGAAATTAGCAACCTTACTGCGTTGAACATTCTTGTTCTCGGCAATAACAATATAATTGGCAAAATTCCGAAAGCACTAAGCCGTCTGAAGAATCTACAAGGGTTGGACTTGAGCTTCAACAAATTGCAAGGCAACATTCCACCAGAGTTTAGCAAGCTCGTAAATTTAGAATATCTGTGGCTTGATAATAGTCATATCTCTGGAGAAATGCCTTCATCGATTGGCAGTCTACAACAGTTGAGAAAACTGAACCTCGCATACAATGAATTAACAGGAAGGATACAAGATGCCATTGGACAATGTTTTCGTCTGGAGATGATTGAGCTCTCACACAACAGCCTCATAGGAAATATCCCTATGGCAATCTCAAGCTTCCATTCATTGGCCTTCTACCTCAATTTTTCACACAATTCATTGACAGGAAGCTTGCCTTCACTGGGAGCAATGCAACTTGTTCAGGCCATAGATATCTCCGCTAATAAACTCTCTGGACCCATTTCTGGCGATATTCGGCAGTTGCGTGGAGCTGCGGTACCTGAACCTGACCAAAAACAAATTAGATGGaatagtgccaacatcaataggacaGCTCAAAAACCTTGAGGTCATTGACCTATCCTTCAATAAACTATCAGCACAAGTGCCACCTTCTAATGCGAATCTCACTATGCTCCACCTTctgaatttctcctacaacaactTGAATGGATCAGTTCCCAATCAAGGAGCTTTCAGAAATCTAAGCGCAACTTCGTTTTTGAGAAATCCAGGATTATGTGCAGCAACAGGCTGGTTGAGTTTACCCAACTGCACAAGCTCTGCCGGGGTCCTTTCAAAGAGGTTTAACAAGAAGGTTATCATGGCCGTTTCAATTGGCACATTTTTGGCAGTGTGTTGTATTTTGGGCGCATCATACATCTTCTTCAGAAAGACCAAAAGCGAAACATTCACAAATAGTTTGATGGGAAGAGGTTTCATGCAAATTTCTAGCCAGGAGCTTAACAGAGCAACGGAAGGATTTAATGCCTCCAATTTGCTAGGGACCGGTATCTTCGGGCCGGTTTACCGAGGACTGCTATCTGATAACACATTGGTGGCTGTTAAGGTGTTCGATCAGGACCCTCaaaattctttcaagaatttcaaCAAAGAGTGCAGAATACTGAGCAAAATCAGACACCGGAATCTTGTCAAAGTCTTGTCCTGTTGCTCAACACCAGAATTCAGGGCTCTGGTACTCCAGTTCATGTCAAAGGGAAGCCTTGAACAACAGCTGCATCAGGATCGCAGGTTGAGTTTAAAGATGAGATTGAACATTGCACTAGATGTGGCGCACGAGATGGCATACTTACACCATGATTGTTCTCCTCCTGTTGTTCACTGTGACTTGAAACCCTCAAACGTTTTAATGGATGAGAACATGACAGCCCATGTGACTGGTTTTGGGATTGCCCGTCTAGTGACTTCCACCGATTTTGAAAGCAGCAGCACATCCAGGTAGAAGGGAACGGTAGGCTATCTTGCTCCAGGTAAATTCCATAGCAATATGGAAGTCCAAATCCGTgctagattttttaatttttatctctACTTTTTCAACTTTATTAGTTACTTTATAGATGCGCTATTAATAAGAACAATGAAATGCTATGAATTACTGTAGAAAATGGATTGGGGGCACAAGTGACGACCAAGGCCGATGTTTACAGTTTTGGAGTGGTCATCCTTGAAATGGTGACAAGAAAGAGGCCCACTGATGATATGTTCACCGGAAACAAAACTTTGCCTAGTTGGGTGAGAACAGCATTTCCTGAAGCACTGGAGAATGTGGTGGACGGAGATATGCTAAGTGATGAGCTTTGTGTGGAGAAATTCATGGAAACCACAGAGCAGGGCAGGTGGCTGGTTAGTTTGATTGGAATGGGGCTGGAATGTACTAGATATAGTCCAGGGGAAAGACCAACAATGAGAGAGGTGGAGAGCATACTTGAAAGAATTGTTTATGGCCAAGCATATGGCAATTTAGAAGGGCATCCATCGGTGCAGACTTTATTATTAACACAAGACAAGGGATTAGGCGGCACATCATCTTCATCAACCAATTAAAGGGAAACCAGTTAAACTACTGAAGATCTCACTGGATCATCTTACATAATGATTAGATGTTAACTTTGCTTTCTTTGCTTCTTGCTTGTTTATATGAAACATCTTGTATCAAGATGTCACTTTTAGAACATTATATAGAAGTGATGCAGGTAGGGTCATAAAGAAGTGTTGGTCATACTTTAGAATTATAACATTTTTAAGAGATACATGACTGATCTTGAAAAGTTgataattgatttatttttaaatatatttaaatttttcattcttgtaattattaaaatatatagttaattaaacaatattttattatattattttatattttcaagAAATATAATGTTGTTAATTTATAATAttgaaaaaatttcaaatattgcttTTACTTTTTTACATTATAATGGAATATAATTATGTGAAATGAAAAATTTACTTTTTACAACAAGTGAAGATCATTATATATAATCTCAAATAAATGAATATCTAGTTATTTATCAAACTTGAATATTCATTTCTAAtgtaataaaagaataaaatgatcATAATTATAGAAAactaatatttatattttgaagaAGTCAATAATCTAAATagatatccattttaacatatatCTATTAACTTGAAAATGGATATCtatttttgccaacaattttttattttgcgTTTTTATCCTTTTTTTTAGCCACAActttttggtttcacattgtgTAGAATAGATTTGTTTTAAAAGGTAAACAAATTTGAATCAAATCTAAAGATTGAATCCTTTTGTCTTTAGCATGAGGAATATGGATTTAGGGAGTTGTCACACATATTAAATATCTATTTGTCATAAAACTTATTTTGTTTAGACCCTTcattaaattaaaacattaaaaacatcTATAGGAAACTAGTATAATGTGGTTAAACTTGAAGGTCGCCTAAAAGATCaaataatagattattatgataatg encodes:
- the LOC131875554 gene encoding probable LRR receptor-like serine/threonine-protein kinase At3g47570; the encoded protein is MLHLLNFSYNNLNGSVPNQGAFRNLSATSFLRNPGLCAATGWLSLPNCTSSAGVLSKRFNKKVIMAVSIGTFLAVCCILGASYIFFRKTKSETFTNSLMGRGFMQISSQELNRATEGFNASNLLGTGIFGPVYRGLLSDNTLVAVKVFDQDPQNSFKNFNKECRILSKIRHRNLVKVLSCCSTPEFRALVLQFMSKGSLEQQLHQDRRLSLKMRLNIALDVAHEMAYLHHDCSPPVVHCDLKPSNVLMDENMTAHVTGFGIARLVTSTDFESSSTSR